The Solibacillus daqui genome has a segment encoding these proteins:
- a CDS encoding glycosyltransferase family 2 protein: MPKISVIIPIYNKGNRLKTTIQSVLDQSYQDFELILINDGSTDNTDEIIQFYKEQYPTKINCYSQTNKGVSATRNFGMTVSKGDYISFLDADDSYHRDFLQETMAQVNEKCSDVILTKHHKQYLSNGKLIKSKMKTNSRDILKDFILGKIDANTDSWLIKKTLLNNHQICFNEALTFGEDMLFFIEVLLNAQNPSSVLKELTTYNIGVEDSLSSNSVDKIYKDIEWITLAVQYISKHCNDEARKLALVGALESYRLPAAIVYRLHLNKEAENYSEHKTALMKYINKFRFNNGLRSIKLFKAIRLL; the protein is encoded by the coding sequence ATGCCTAAGATTTCGGTAATTATCCCCATTTATAATAAAGGGAATCGATTAAAAACTACGATTCAATCGGTTTTAGACCAAAGTTATCAGGATTTTGAATTAATTTTAATCAATGATGGTTCAACTGATAATACTGATGAAATCATCCAATTTTATAAAGAGCAATATCCAACTAAAATTAACTGCTATTCTCAAACGAACAAAGGGGTTTCAGCAACACGTAATTTTGGAATGACTGTATCAAAAGGAGACTATATTTCATTTTTAGATGCAGATGATTCTTATCATCGTGATTTTTTGCAAGAAACAATGGCGCAAGTTAATGAAAAGTGCAGCGATGTTATTTTAACAAAACATCATAAACAGTATTTAAGTAATGGCAAATTAATCAAGTCAAAAATGAAAACAAATAGCCGCGATATTCTAAAAGATTTTATTTTAGGTAAAATAGATGCCAATACAGATTCTTGGTTAATTAAGAAAACCTTATTGAATAATCATCAAATCTGTTTTAACGAGGCGTTAACTTTTGGGGAAGACATGCTATTTTTTATAGAGGTTTTATTAAATGCGCAAAATCCTAGCTCTGTGTTAAAAGAGTTAACCACGTATAATATAGGCGTTGAAGATTCATTAAGCTCGAATTCGGTAGATAAAATTTACAAAGATATTGAATGGATCACATTAGCGGTACAATATATTTCGAAGCATTGCAACGATGAAGCAAGAAAATTAGCTTTAGTAGGTGCATTAGAAAGCTATCGATTACCCGCTGCAATTGTTTATCGATTGCATTTGAATAAAGAAGCTGAAAATTATAGCGAGCATAAGACAGCGCTTATGAAATATATTAATAAGTTTCGATTTAACAATGGCCTCAGAAGTATAAAGTTGTTTAAAGCGATTCGGCTACTTTAA
- a CDS encoding oligosaccharide flippase family protein, translating to MNQLKIGIVLNYVSVAATFIIGLLYTPFLIRTLGQADYGIYALALAIAGYLSLLDLGIGNAIVRYIAQNQAIGTKKKEAQLVGYFFKIFSYIGLATLVIGLSIALNLQNVVSSDFTNEQIKTLQWMILVLTVNFAVGFILNTFSAVLQAYEKFIFLKVANVLRVSLTPIISVFYLFYSTNLIVLTVILALVNSAVLIVSYFYYKKALNIKMSFERVQKDLKKEILGYSFVIFVVAIADKLYWQTDQILLGILKNPETVAVFALAIQFVNIFMSLSIAINSVFLPRVTHIVSAENYVNQLNALFIKVSKFQTFVMGLFLSGFVIIGEAFIELWVGKTFELTYVIVLILMSTFSLDLIQNLGLVIMQAKGKYIFRAYTLIICSILNVLISIPIIKLYGSVGTAIITAIFVFIGNVLVLNIYYHKKLQLNMLVYWRKIGKLIAIISVVALLGFGLKELFLVDDWGSLFTYIVIYSALYCVVIYFTYLSKNEKQWMLTKVKRLKNRG from the coding sequence ATGAATCAATTAAAAATAGGAATTGTTTTAAATTATGTTTCAGTAGCTGCAACATTTATTATTGGCTTGTTATATACACCATTCCTGATTCGCACATTAGGACAAGCTGATTATGGAATATACGCATTAGCATTAGCGATTGCTGGTTATTTATCATTGCTTGATTTAGGGATAGGGAATGCCATAGTAAGGTATATCGCACAAAACCAAGCAATCGGTACGAAGAAAAAAGAAGCTCAATTAGTGGGTTATTTCTTTAAAATTTTTTCGTATATCGGACTAGCTACTTTAGTAATCGGGCTTTCTATTGCATTGAATTTGCAAAACGTTGTATCAAGTGATTTTACAAACGAGCAAATAAAAACATTACAGTGGATGATACTTGTATTGACAGTGAATTTCGCAGTAGGTTTTATTTTAAATACGTTTTCGGCCGTTTTACAAGCATACGAAAAGTTTATCTTCTTAAAGGTAGCGAATGTGCTCCGTGTTTCTTTGACACCTATAATTTCTGTCTTTTACTTGTTTTATTCGACGAATCTCATCGTGTTAACGGTGATTTTAGCTTTGGTGAATAGCGCGGTCTTAATTGTCAGTTATTTTTACTATAAAAAAGCATTGAATATTAAGATGTCTTTTGAGCGAGTGCAAAAGGACTTGAAGAAGGAAATTTTAGGCTATTCTTTCGTAATTTTTGTGGTTGCTATTGCAGATAAACTTTACTGGCAAACGGACCAAATTTTATTAGGGATTTTAAAGAACCCTGAAACTGTCGCTGTTTTTGCTTTGGCCATTCAATTTGTCAATATTTTTATGTCATTATCCATTGCGATTAATAGCGTATTTTTACCCCGAGTTACACATATTGTGAGTGCCGAAAATTACGTCAATCAGTTAAATGCTTTATTTATTAAAGTGAGTAAGTTTCAAACATTTGTAATGGGGCTCTTCTTGTCTGGCTTTGTCATCATTGGGGAAGCATTCATCGAGCTATGGGTGGGAAAAACTTTCGAGCTGACATATGTCATTGTTCTGATCTTAATGTCCACTTTCTCGTTAGACTTAATCCAAAATTTAGGCTTAGTCATTATGCAAGCAAAAGGGAAATACATATTCCGAGCGTATACATTAATCATTTGTTCGATCTTAAATGTCTTGATTTCCATTCCAATCATCAAGCTTTATGGTAGTGTAGGCACAGCCATTATTACGGCGATCTTTGTGTTTATCGGAAATGTGCTCGTGTTGAATATTTATTATCACAAAAAATTACAGCTGAATATGCTAGTATATTGGCGAAAAATCGGCAAACTCATTGCTATTATTAGTGTAGTTGCTCTATTAGGGTTTGGTTTAAAAGAGCTATTTTTAGTAGATGACTGGGGCTCATTATTTACGTATATCGTGATTTACTCCGCGCTCTATTGTGTCGTAATCTATTTTACGTATTTGTCAAAAAACGAAAAACAATGGATGCTTACTAAAGTGAAGCGCCTGAAGAATAGAGGCTAA
- a CDS encoding glycosyltransferase family 4 protein, with the protein MKILFVASVYRHLTVFHIPYMQYFQSQGYEVWAAAGIGNEDKENLQKLNIKCVDIPFSRSPLSAQNMTAYQALKKLFHSERFDLVHVHTPIAALLSRAAFRNVKHGKIVYTAHGFHFYKGAPKQNWLIYYTAEKLAAKWTDYLITMNDEDYKNAQKLLPVEKISYVHGVGVEFTTEVLTSSEKAEMKAQLSLPNDAVVISCVAEMNSNKNHQFLLRNWQQLKQDNPNLELLLIGNGEMEHELQTYVAKEQLVGIHFLGYRRDVPELLQISDIVTLLSHREGLPKSIMEAMEASIPCVVTNTRGLRDLVQTNENGYVIEHGDDQSLKVAFTKLAQSAQLREQMGQRAKQLVEPFVLDKVLQEYSTIYKKLLK; encoded by the coding sequence ATGAAAATACTATTTGTAGCCTCCGTATACCGTCACCTTACAGTATTCCATATCCCCTATATGCAGTATTTCCAATCGCAAGGATATGAAGTATGGGCCGCGGCAGGTATCGGAAATGAAGATAAAGAGAATTTACAGAAATTGAATATAAAATGCGTAGACATACCTTTTTCAAGAAGTCCGCTTAGTGCACAAAATATGACAGCGTACCAAGCACTCAAAAAGTTGTTCCATAGTGAACGCTTTGACTTAGTGCATGTACATACACCGATAGCTGCGTTATTATCAAGAGCGGCTTTTCGAAATGTCAAGCATGGAAAAATCGTTTATACAGCGCACGGCTTTCATTTTTATAAGGGAGCGCCGAAACAAAATTGGCTTATCTATTATACAGCCGAAAAGTTGGCCGCAAAATGGACAGATTATTTAATTACGATGAATGATGAAGATTATAAAAATGCTCAAAAATTATTGCCAGTGGAGAAAATTTCATACGTGCATGGTGTTGGCGTAGAGTTTACTACAGAAGTATTAACATCATCAGAAAAAGCTGAAATGAAGGCTCAGCTTAGTTTACCAAATGATGCCGTTGTTATTTCATGTGTTGCAGAGATGAATTCCAATAAAAATCATCAGTTTTTACTTCGGAATTGGCAACAGTTGAAGCAGGACAATCCAAACTTAGAGCTATTATTAATTGGTAATGGCGAAATGGAACATGAATTACAGACATATGTAGCAAAAGAGCAATTAGTAGGCATTCATTTTTTAGGGTATAGGCGAGATGTTCCAGAGCTGCTTCAAATTTCAGATATCGTCACATTGCTATCTCATCGCGAGGGGCTACCGAAAAGTATAATGGAAGCAATGGAGGCAAGTATTCCTTGTGTTGTAACAAATACGAGGGGGCTACGTGATTTAGTTCAAACAAATGAAAATGGCTATGTCATTGAACATGGGGACGACCAATCCCTTAAAGTAGCCTTTACAAAGCTAGCACAATCAGCGCAGCTAAGAGAGCAAATGGGGCAGCGAGCGAAACAATTAGTAGAGCCGTTTGTGTTGGACAAGGTTTTACAGGAATATAGTACGATTTATAAGAAATTGCTAAAGTAG
- the galE gene encoding UDP-glucose 4-epimerase GalE: protein MTILVTGGLGFIGSHTVVELIEQGEDCLIIDNLSKSAIDVLERIETIVHKKIPFIQLDLLDLEKLRTVFKENAITAVIHFAGFKSVGESVRNPLMYYQNNLMSTLNLLDVMKEFDVKKLVFSSSATVYGDLHTPPLKEDLSLHAPNPYGRTKLMLEEILQDIVAAQAGWSFALMRYFNPIGAHKSGLLGEMPFGVPNNLMPHILKAASGETAALQVFGGDYETEDGSCIRDFIHVMDLAKGHVKALNYIKTLEGCEAFNLGTGIGYSVFDLIRTFEDVNSVKVPFDIVARREGDIVASIADISKASMLLGWDAQYDLQAMCYDSWNWYQNILHSMTEDC from the coding sequence ATGACGATTCTAGTCACGGGTGGCCTAGGTTTTATAGGTAGCCATACAGTAGTAGAATTAATTGAACAAGGGGAAGATTGTTTAATCATTGATAATTTATCAAAATCTGCTATTGATGTATTAGAGCGAATCGAAACAATTGTTCATAAGAAAATTCCATTTATTCAATTAGATTTATTGGACTTAGAAAAGTTGCGAACGGTTTTTAAGGAAAACGCGATTACCGCTGTCATTCATTTTGCAGGCTTTAAATCGGTAGGTGAATCTGTTCGTAATCCACTGATGTATTATCAAAACAATTTAATGAGTACGCTCAACTTGCTCGATGTGATGAAAGAATTTGATGTGAAGAAATTGGTCTTTAGTTCTTCTGCAACGGTTTATGGCGACTTGCATACACCGCCACTAAAGGAAGATTTATCCCTTCATGCACCGAATCCATACGGTCGTACAAAATTAATGCTAGAAGAAATTTTACAGGATATCGTTGCGGCACAAGCTGGCTGGAGTTTTGCGTTAATGCGTTATTTTAATCCAATTGGCGCGCATAAAAGTGGCTTGTTAGGAGAAATGCCCTTTGGTGTGCCAAATAACTTGATGCCTCATATTTTAAAAGCAGCTAGCGGAGAAACTGCGGCATTACAAGTATTTGGTGGCGATTATGAAACCGAGGACGGTAGCTGTATCAGGGATTTTATTCATGTGATGGATTTAGCAAAGGGACATGTAAAAGCGCTAAATTATATAAAAACACTTGAAGGCTGTGAGGCGTTTAATCTTGGGACGGGGATCGGTTACTCTGTTTTTGATTTAATTCGTACTTTTGAAGATGTAAATAGCGTAAAGGTTCCATTTGACATTGTTGCACGCCGAGAAGGGGATATTGTTGCAAGTATTGCTGATATTTCCAAAGCGAGCATGCTGCTTGGATGGGATGCTCAGTATGATTTGCAGGCTATGTGTTATGATTCATGGAATTGGTATCAAAATATTTTACATAGCATGACCGAAGATTGTTAG
- a CDS encoding NAD-dependent epimerase/dehydratase family protein — translation MKVLIIGKNGYVAQKLVKACKNNPLITDTVAVSVRQGIKDIEFNHFDVCIHTAALVHKKESHYQEADYFKVNTDLTIEIAENAKSQGVKHFIFLSTMAVYGQQRGEINGHSSLKPTTFYGKSKLAAEQALQALQDEYFSVSIVRPPMIYGPNCPGNYALLRKLAKNTPIFPSIENERSMLFIDHLCEFINQLILSKDAGIFHPQDGAFMNTSQMVLMISKHNNHRIFLSKIGRALITKTLSNVSLMNKVFGNLTYAQNISQYNGNSYQKFNLAEAIELTERQWKEDVK, via the coding sequence ATGAAGGTATTGATAATCGGAAAAAATGGTTATGTAGCCCAAAAATTAGTAAAAGCATGCAAGAATAATCCGCTAATTACGGATACAGTAGCAGTAAGTGTGCGTCAGGGAATAAAGGATATTGAATTTAATCATTTTGACGTATGTATCCACACAGCCGCGTTAGTTCATAAGAAGGAAAGCCATTATCAAGAAGCAGATTATTTTAAGGTGAATACAGATTTAACGATTGAAATTGCTGAAAATGCTAAGAGTCAAGGTGTAAAGCATTTTATTTTCTTAAGTACGATGGCTGTGTATGGACAACAACGAGGCGAAATTAATGGACATAGCTCGTTAAAGCCAACAACTTTTTATGGAAAGTCTAAATTGGCTGCCGAACAAGCATTACAAGCATTACAAGATGAGTATTTTTCGGTATCTATTGTTCGACCACCGATGATTTATGGACCGAATTGTCCGGGGAATTATGCCTTGCTTCGGAAATTGGCAAAGAATACGCCAATCTTTCCTTCTATTGAAAATGAACGTAGTATGTTATTTATTGATCATTTATGTGAATTTATTAATCAATTGATTTTGAGTAAAGATGCTGGCATTTTCCATCCGCAAGATGGGGCTTTTATGAATACGTCGCAAATGGTGTTAATGATTTCTAAGCACAATAATCACCGTATTTTTTTGAGTAAGATAGGTAGAGCTCTAATAACTAAAACACTTTCGAATGTCTCGTTAATGAATAAAGTCTTTGGGAATTTGACATATGCGCAAAATATTTCACAGTATAACGGGAATTCGTATCAGAAATTCAATCTAGCTGAGGCAATTGAACTTACAGAACGGCAGTGGAAGGAGGATGTCAAATGA
- a CDS encoding sugar transferase, translated as MKRLLDFFLSLVAIIIFAIPMLLVAIWIKLDSKGPILFKQKRVGLNGELFEIYKFRSMYTETPNVSTEALGDPSVYITKVGKFIRKTSLDELPQLFNILKGDMSVVGPRPALYNQYELIAMRDEVNVNAVRPGLTGYAQVMGRDFISDEEKVRYDLHYVENKGIGFDLKIIWLTFFSVLKAEGVKLK; from the coding sequence ATGAAGCGTCTGTTAGATTTTTTCCTTTCTTTGGTTGCAATCATTATTTTTGCAATTCCGATGTTACTAGTGGCCATTTGGATCAAGCTAGATTCGAAAGGACCTATTCTATTCAAACAAAAGCGAGTTGGTTTGAATGGTGAATTATTTGAAATTTATAAGTTTCGTTCTATGTATACAGAAACACCGAATGTATCGACTGAAGCTTTAGGGGATCCTAGTGTGTATATTACGAAAGTAGGGAAATTTATACGCAAAACGAGCTTAGATGAGCTGCCCCAACTTTTTAATATCTTAAAAGGTGATATGTCGGTGGTAGGACCTCGCCCTGCACTTTATAATCAGTATGAGTTAATCGCAATGCGCGATGAGGTAAATGTCAACGCAGTGAGACCGGGATTAACAGGATATGCGCAGGTAATGGGACGTGACTTTATCTCCGACGAAGAAAAGGTTCGTTATGATCTACATTATGTAGAAAATAAGGGTATTGGTTTTGATTTGAAAATTATTTGGCTGACGTTCTTTAGTGTGTTAAAGGCTGAAGGGGTTAAATTGAAATAA
- a CDS encoding phosphodiester glycosidase family protein, producing the protein MKKIFITALFVLLISLNLHTTNTYANSYGVVEDGSNRTFVPLRMIAETFSVAVDWDNASKVVTIDNKYKLTLGSKAIKSAGQVIRQMDTQPKMLQNAVYVPVREVAFLFDAPMNWDQAKKEVSYQVGANTYKVSVYPEQVMSKPKVTVTKKTVNAGGKKLAMNVVSVNLLAPNTSLHVELANDKLGSVGSLAAIAKKHNAQVAINGNYFDAYSNSSYRTVYNGLVMNGERVKVFDLKFSVFYVLKDGNVGILPGDQFMKLFAEGNVQEAIQVGPRLLTNGSVTVDPIAEGFSSHKILSSPGARSAIGILPNRQLIFVTTSGATVQQLASAMKQLGAVDAMNSDGGASSGLYANGKYITPPGRDIAVGLLVK; encoded by the coding sequence ATGAAGAAAATATTTATTACGGCATTATTCGTGTTACTCATAAGCTTAAACCTACACACAACAAATACATATGCCAATTCCTACGGTGTTGTAGAGGATGGCTCAAACCGCACATTTGTACCGCTACGCATGATTGCAGAAACATTTTCAGTGGCTGTCGATTGGGACAATGCCAGTAAGGTTGTGACAATCGACAATAAATACAAGCTAACGCTGGGAAGTAAGGCGATTAAAAGTGCGGGACAAGTCATTCGCCAAATGGATACACAGCCGAAGATGCTTCAAAACGCAGTGTATGTTCCTGTGCGTGAAGTCGCATTTTTATTTGATGCACCGATGAATTGGGATCAAGCGAAAAAAGAAGTTTCCTATCAGGTTGGAGCAAATACATATAAGGTTTCAGTCTATCCAGAGCAAGTTATGAGCAAGCCAAAAGTAACGGTGACAAAGAAAACAGTCAATGCTGGTGGGAAAAAACTAGCGATGAATGTGGTGTCTGTGAATTTATTAGCGCCGAATACATCATTGCATGTGGAGCTTGCGAATGACAAATTAGGTTCAGTTGGTTCGTTAGCTGCCATTGCAAAAAAGCATAATGCACAAGTTGCGATTAACGGTAATTATTTTGATGCCTATTCGAATTCTAGCTACCGTACAGTGTACAACGGTTTAGTGATGAACGGTGAGCGTGTAAAGGTATTTGATCTAAAATTCTCGGTATTTTATGTGTTAAAGGATGGCAATGTCGGCATTTTACCAGGCGATCAATTTATGAAACTATTTGCAGAGGGAAATGTACAAGAAGCGATTCAAGTAGGACCGCGTTTATTAACAAATGGCTCGGTAACGGTTGATCCGATTGCAGAAGGCTTTTCAAGTCACAAAATTTTGAGCTCACCTGGTGCGAGAAGTGCGATTGGTATTTTACCAAATCGTCAGCTTATTTTTGTAACAACAAGTGGTGCAACTGTACAACAACTTGCTTCAGCGATGAAACAATTAGGCGCAGTGGATGCGATGAATTCCGATGGTGGTGCATCAAGCGGTCTTTATGCAAACGGGAAATATATCACACCACCAGGACGCGATATTGCAGTCGGCTTACTAGTGAAATAA
- a CDS encoding SH3 domain-containing protein, which produces MKFFKIMLSVLLFTALLPNPFVMAQEEGPQYIVTTTNGVSLTASADEKGMVVAKLSKGARVNFVRQQDNWVKVDYKGRLGWVPSETIAPFTADLLSIYAGYYQQLSKFDHIIYALVADFTQDGIEDLYIVSDADPSKGQYEEYIYSGEQLIYQKNSKSGLTILKNGDNYYVYHHTQTNDEKKYKLKQLNSQAKTDYFEVSAGKESYEITANSYVKSYFVLSAGDGSLDEQTFTYEQVASKDYYGAELKNDYEESIYLENYALSKDGQTTTLMEQDYRELFSTYEKSKVIKVIYDDHYKSSALNERFQFDSNRIKKELLDLAETVLPEKQFDFEQTELEKLQLMLDQSVYLEIPYKSMVERNMLTYFKAVQRGIAKGMTGFDSTQLLITNNETAITYERASIDQIIYDFYGVKMKPDDFNQLANDTGYLMTDENYVANIIEETQVETYIYRQLLAIETLENGYIALNYTDYEMPHEMKVSPANESMIIAGNKVGQGYVLLKRLPFKSDVKFVYIDTVDSLDYLNVNQFGVYENSLDAIQKLSAEQKAGQTEEKQEMEVTETEEDARAQLEAEAEPPISWWLLLGGAMLVVSTFASSYYFYRKRIFK; this is translated from the coding sequence ATGAAATTTTTTAAAATCATGTTGAGTGTGCTACTTTTTACTGCGCTATTGCCAAATCCGTTTGTTATGGCGCAGGAGGAAGGGCCGCAATATATAGTGACAACGACAAATGGCGTGTCACTGACAGCAAGTGCAGATGAAAAAGGGATGGTTGTCGCGAAATTATCTAAGGGTGCGCGAGTGAATTTTGTTCGCCAACAGGACAATTGGGTGAAGGTAGATTACAAAGGTAGGCTAGGCTGGGTGCCAAGTGAAACCATTGCACCGTTTACTGCAGATTTATTGTCTATTTATGCAGGCTATTATCAGCAGCTTTCAAAATTTGACCATATTATATACGCCTTAGTTGCTGATTTTACACAGGATGGTATCGAGGACCTTTATATCGTAAGTGATGCAGATCCATCAAAAGGTCAGTATGAAGAATACATATATAGCGGTGAACAACTGATTTATCAAAAGAACAGTAAAAGCGGCTTAACCATTTTAAAAAACGGTGATAACTATTACGTATATCATCATACTCAAACGAATGATGAAAAAAAGTATAAGCTTAAGCAATTAAACAGCCAAGCCAAAACCGATTATTTTGAAGTGAGTGCAGGCAAAGAAAGCTACGAAATTACTGCAAATAGTTATGTAAAGTCGTATTTTGTATTGAGTGCAGGGGATGGCTCTTTGGATGAGCAAACGTTCACCTATGAGCAAGTTGCCTCAAAGGATTATTACGGGGCAGAGCTAAAAAATGATTATGAAGAATCGATTTACTTAGAGAATTATGCGTTGTCAAAGGATGGTCAAACAACGACATTAATGGAGCAGGACTACCGTGAATTATTTTCGACCTATGAAAAATCAAAAGTAATCAAAGTAATTTACGATGATCACTATAAATCATCTGCATTGAATGAGCGCTTCCAATTTGATAGTAATCGTATAAAAAAGGAATTATTGGATTTAGCGGAGACGGTACTGCCTGAAAAGCAATTCGATTTTGAACAAACGGAGCTTGAAAAACTACAGCTAATGCTTGACCAATCTGTTTATTTAGAAATCCCTTACAAAAGTATGGTTGAGCGAAATATGTTGACGTATTTTAAAGCGGTACAGCGCGGAATAGCAAAAGGTATGACCGGCTTTGATTCAACGCAGTTACTCATAACGAACAACGAAACAGCTATTACATATGAACGAGCTTCTATCGATCAAATAATTTACGATTTTTATGGTGTGAAAATGAAGCCAGATGATTTTAACCAGTTGGCTAATGATACGGGCTACTTGATGACCGATGAAAATTATGTAGCAAACATAATAGAGGAAACTCAAGTGGAGACATACATATATCGTCAGCTTTTAGCGATAGAAACGTTAGAAAACGGCTATATTGCACTGAATTACACGGATTATGAAATGCCACATGAGATGAAGGTTTCGCCAGCAAATGAAAGCATGATTATTGCAGGTAACAAAGTCGGACAGGGGTATGTACTTTTAAAAAGACTGCCATTTAAATCAGATGTGAAGTTCGTCTATATCGATACTGTGGACTCGCTTGATTATTTAAATGTAAATCAATTCGGTGTATATGAAAATTCTTTGGATGCTATTCAGAAACTATCTGCAGAGCAAAAAGCGGGGCAAACAGAGGAAAAACAGGAAATGGAAGTAACGGAAACAGAGGAGGATGCACGAGCGCAACTTGAAGCGGAAGCCGAACCACCAATTAGTTGGTGGCTATTATTAGGGGGAGCTATGTTAGTAGTGAGTACTTTTGCATCGTCGTATTATTTTTATCGTAAACGTATTTTTAAATAA